A segment of the Zingiber officinale cultivar Zhangliang chromosome 8B, Zo_v1.1, whole genome shotgun sequence genome:
TTAAGTTATTATTTGATAGGGAgcagtttaagttaggatttgtATTTGGATTTGTATTTGATTTGTGTTTAACGATACTTGATATAAACACATGGAGGCTTAGGATCGAGTCCCCTCGGataggtctagtggctagcgcatgagttGTTGTCACAATGaagtctgaggttcgaatctaggtaaagtcgaggtaaatacttcccttatgtgctagttactagcaaagtcgagataaatacttcccttatgtactagtcattattccaaaggttagtagccgtccgtgatttacttcctccgtgttggGCCTGGGACAGATTGACGGGGGTgctaggggcgagcgtattcatttttttttttttttgtcacaatGGAATCAAGGATCGATCTTGAAATTAGAGGTGGACTGAGTCGTAGCCGAGTGCAGTTATCCTTAAGTGATTAGCCGTACGTGGGTATGGTGTGTTATGTGATTGTTTCTATATATAGTTTCTAATTTGTTGATATTgcaataagagaaaaaaaaatatattttcaactgtaaatcctaagccctaaatcctaaagtcacaaaataaaattaggtgtggaaaacatttttttttttaaaaaaaactcatatcatatcacatatcaCACCATAGTGATAAATAATTTAGATTGTTCAATAGTCCCCATGCTTCTAGCCCACAGCGTATGATCCCTTAAGCATAGACCTTAATAGAAGCTTCAAAGACACAATTTGGATAAGATTTAAGAGATCGTAATGATCAATTGACTAATGATCACTAAATCAACAAATGATAGTATTCGGACTGAAGCTGTAAAAGGAGTCGAGTAACAAGAACAACTCCATCTTCAAAAACAAAAtcttcaaaaaggaaaacaaaacaaaagataaaaattaaaaaaacaaaacaaaaggtgATATGGTTAGATGTCGTCAATGATATCAGTGCATGGGCATTAGCGCAGCCATGAGTTGCTGCAACACATGGACCGTTTCCTTGTAGCAGTCCTGCGTCGACGCCATGCTTCGCCTCTTCACCGCCTGCTCCAGCTGCGTGcacaatcaattaattaatttatacaaatttaattaggaaaaaaaaaagaagatgaataaatataattaatcgaTGCCTGTTCGACGTAGGCGAAGAGTTTGTTGGCGACGTCGGCGAGGGCCTGAAGCTTCCTTGGCTCCTCCCTGGCGCCGGCGGCGGCGATCAGCTGGTTCAGATCGCAGTACAAGAAGGTGGCCTTCAGGCAGAGGTCGCTTCCCATCACCTCCCACCCCTCCTCGTCGTCCGCGGCCAGCTCCTGATCCTCCTCCGCCATCAACAGCAGCTCCACCACGCACTTTCGGATCCGGTGCACGCACCCCTTCTTCCCCTGCACGCACATTCCTTCCATTGACGAATTGAAGAACAAGAAGAGTGATTATCATGATCATGATCTTAATCATGAAGGAAGAAATTAGGGAGAGGTGGGAATGATTCGGGGAATGGGGGCCACGAGAAATCCAAGGAAGAACACGCAGCTCGATCACTCATGCACGTTGTCACCGTGAACGTATGTAACGCGATGGGAtgtaacaaaaaataataaaagggagaaaattataataaaattaatattagtaataaatccaaaaataaaaaaaaatacatataaatGATGATTCATTAGGTTAGATAAGAGTTTGACATGATCGACtcgattctaaaaaaaatttcatcTACCATTAGGATAAATCGAAAAGTGCTTATAATAGACGATTTAGAAGTCCTTGGTTGAGACTCGGAATAAAAAGATTTCAGTAATTTACTGAATTTGTAATACCCAAAACTTATATTCaacttttatatttatcaaaatttaacCATTTTCGATTATGCCCTTACTTTATGATCAATCGACTTATAACGCCCGTCGTCAATTGCTATGTAATAGTTGAGTTCAtcgatttttaaatatattatgtTCGATTTATGATCAACAATCAACTCCCTATAATTTATTAGTTGACTGCTCATATTTCATCAATTATGTCATTTCTTTCAATTATGCCCTTACTTTATATTTAtccaacttaaatatattgtaacatataaaaaggaaattattaatgCTATGTATAGAAACTACCATAGATTTTGATGCATTATATTAACAAAGAGTTTAGGCTTatctttgattttgatgtgtatTAGAGTCTTGCAAGACTTGGAGCAATACACATGAAGATGACTCGATGATCTAGGTCAATGGTCATCCGATGGCTCAAGGTCCAAGAAAATCAATGAAAGATGACATAAAACATCTGAAAGACGATAGGACAAGGAATATCGAAGTGGAGTCGAGAGAAGTTGACTTCCAAAGGAAAGGCATGATGGATGACATGGTGATTGGTGAGGAGTTGTGGGCTAGGGTGTAGCTAAAAGACGTGGAACCACCGGAAGATGGCTTTAAGGTAGACATAATTTTATGAGAGTCAGTGTTGAGAATTCAAATGTACATAGGCGAGAGCAAGATCTTTAATATAGGCGAAGTTGACTTTAGTCATGGTCGAAGTCTGTATACTAGTTGATTGATGTCTGAGTTGTGGACTTAGTGGTCAACTAGAATTGTGTGCTCGATTTGTAGTATCTGGTCCGATCCATTGATAAAACTTCAAATCCTAAATGAATAGATTTTGGGTTATGATCATTTGTGATAATTCTTATAGACTGATATTGGTTATTGATTGAATGGTAGACTTAGTCGACTGATGTAGTCAATTAGACCAAATCAGATAGTGAATAGACTTGTTCGATTCATGCATAAGTCGATTTGTGAGTCGGATGATTATAGATCAATTGATTGCCACTATAATGTCAGCATGAAGGGAGTCATTGATAAAACAACAACAATCGGATCTACTATGATAAAATTGGAACAATCTAGTGTTGGAGAATTCTAGTTGACTATTAGCAacattagtagtaaccaaccgAAATGAAAGTTATTAAAGGAGAGTTTGAGTGAAATTGAAAAGTATTCACATCAATATCATAAGAAGTTCTTAAGCTCATTGTAATATTTCATTTAACTTGTTCTCGATTGTAAATCCTCAAATGATGGTAAGAGATTTCTCTGCTTTTCTATAAAGGAGAAATGTTATTGTATGTTCGAGGGTGATCCGCATTAAGGACAAGGTGTTTTAGTTTGCTTGTCTTTTCATTTTTTTCGGTGTGCTTTGATTGAACTAATTGAATTAACCTTTAAGTAAGTTTTGTGAAGTCATAATAAAAATAAGAACGTTCCCTATGCACGCCTCACTTGCCAAATGACCACCAACAAAGataagaaagagaaagaaaataaatttctttggtgaattatgtattatttcaTCTCAACTAAGTTGTAAGAGTGTGGATGCAAagtattcaaaaaaaaataaaaatgataattttaattaatttaattgactaactctGGGATGATCGATTCGGTTCTACGGAAGTTTTACATCGGTTACCAAGATAAATCAGAAAACGCACGCGACGACCAACCTAGAAACTCAACATCCTTAGATTACGCCCCTTATTTGAAGGAAATAGATGTAGTGGTTATGTTCTTCAAATGGTTAATTAAAGTATACTGTAGAGATTTTTTTCAATGAGATAATAACTCTAAAAATATTGACCATTTGAATGGACTTCTATgtatttcttaatttatcttgataactagtaaataaaattttatagaattgaATCGGTCATTTTCATAATTAATCCGTTTGAAAAGTTAAATATacggattaaaaaaaaatagtgttgatacaaagaagaagaataaatGTATTGTATCTAGATTTAGACACCATAATTACCCAAAGTATAAAATAcgtcaacaaaataataattaaaaatagggttatttgacaaataatattattggaatttttagaaatttttctggaattaatcgAAGCTCGTATGATgcatttagaggggatgcactaaTGAACCCGATAAAAGTCTGTTAGAAATATCCGGAtgtaggagttgattaaggaatcaacttagggtttaattgcacTAAACCTAAGTTTTTTATAAAAGCCCTCCAACCTCTAAATTGCCTACCCGACACCTTCTTCTCCACACGGCGCCGTGCCTCCTTCGTCCCGAGCCCTCTCCCTCTCACgaactcttctccccaaaacccgCCGACTACAATCTCCAGCGAGTTTTCGTTCCCGTGCCCTAAGCCCGACGTCGCCCGGGCCtgttctcttcttcctcacccaCGCCCGACGctgcctcctcttcctcctctcttctcccgaGCTCTGGAGCTCGATCTCTCTGAACCGTGCCTTAGTTCCAACGCCGATGCTTTGCCCTTCGGAACGCTGCTTCGTGTGAGCGGATTTCCGATCAGAAAGGGAGATCCTAGCCCTAGCCCTAGCCCCGACCTTCCTCTGCATCGCTGGCTTGGATCCACCgtgccgtgccctagctccgggcTTTGGTCTTCTCCTCACAGTAGTGGTATTCCCGGCAAGGAGGGTTGATGAGCTGAGTTTTGTACTGTGAATTAGAGTTTCAGCAAATCCTTTGCTGTATGATTGAATTCTagatttatttttgaaagaaattgGTTGTAGAGTTTTGTAGCTTTCGGACAGTGGATTGTTGGGAGGTGAGCTGCTGGATTGCTGTCAAACCTCAAAGTAAATGATGTTCCAATGAGTTATTTCTATTGGATTCGTTAGTATGTTACGCAATTAGGTTTTCTATGGATTGTAGGGGTTTTTGTTCTTGTTTAGATATAttagcatgtattgttgaatccatGTTGATACTGGATTAGGGATTTTGGATTGGTGGTTGGTTGGATTATTAGATGTGGTGGTTAGGGattgattatgtggaagaattTCACACGTTGGATTCATAATGCTTAGTAGTTGATGCGTTGGATTATTCTATTGTGATATGTGAATTTGAGTATATCTTGAATTAATTGGTGGATTAAAGATAAGCTTATTGATTGGATTTGGATTATTAGGTGAAATTAAACAattacctaatcgaattaggattgagttttggggtttagctagttgttgtatgtGTGGCTAACTAAATCatatatatatcatattatttgcaggacgttgattcgagacaAGCGTCTCGACGCGAGACTACgtgacacgatctacgtataaaggcgggtacttcttgctttattttcttttagtactttgaccttggtgcatgaaccaTTTTGGATAAGAagtgctttaccttgactccactcttatttttcctgtgcttgatacttccacgtgatctttgagatattcgtttccatatctatacagtctcttgttgttgtccatgataagtagcagatattagatatcatgcttgtatgctttgactgttgattatttatgtactatattgagcatgttggcttcatgtagcatacctaaattttgcttatatttgtatgatgattgttgcatttgacGCATCATGTCATGACATGCATGTCAACAACCAATTCTCCCttacggtcgagagagtcgttgactagCGCCGCATCcttggccactcgagagagtggtagctggagttgatgtcgcttgtcctgtcgtgccgcactcggccactcataggtagtggtagctggagttacgagcagcagggacccccatcgcagatgtagctagttagctactatgcaactatcccctcggccactcaagagagtggtagctggagtagtgcacagtctgtcactgacccggcctctcgaccatacaggggtcatggtgcggagaggtgggcgggagtgaccatccgtgcatacactgttattatacttgctttggctgctgctgtttatatatgttgttattgcttactgctgttgttcacatatgctgatatgcttacttgtgttaaGATATACTCTCAGTGTAGAGGTTTAGACATTGGTttattcattggaaatttgtatatgccttgcttattacctctgtagttatgagcagtactgtagcaaatTTGTGTCATTTCTGACCTTCTATACTTAGCCTAGGATATAGTTTCAGGTATAAGTATTTATTATGGTTCTATTTTAGTATATGCTATtcttcttatgagactgtattccttttggcatTCTCTATTAGTTTatttgttcatgcactatcttgccTTTACCCGGTGAGTTCCAATACTCTCCACCtcataaattaatttttctttcgccaggtaataggtagatgagtcatggatgcttggagagatgtcgacgGTCAGTCCTGGGTCCTGCGTTATATTGGTTTTATTTtcgctttacttgtatttttagtataCAGCGATTTTGGTATGGTATGAATTAGTTTGTGTTTGGAGTTTGATTCGTGGTGTTTTGCTTCCGCGctcttgtggttgtgtaagcctaattggctagtaaactttggttgtggattgtgggttttctctgtgttttccgctgtgcatgtttactTTCAgtcgtgtaggcttattaaactgcgtggttgtgtttattttgttccagccgagtggctgatggtataaactgcgtggttgtgtatatattccagccgtatgtggctgatgtatattttgtatgtagtaatgcttcagattgtcacccgtacaggggagatgttgtcggatttttgtctagaaaggactcctttggggcgtgacaatttagtggtatcagagcagcttcgatcttattttgatttatgatttttgagttaatctgataccaaattttggtatcagagtaggttttCGATGTATATTGTTTTTGCATTTTGGGagtttcgagttaatctgataccaatttagtggtatcagagctcaggtTTTGCGAAGCCTATTTTTGTGTTTTGAGATTTCGACTCAGTTTCGATTTACGATTTtgttcgagttaatctgataccaattttatggtatcagagcatggttcgagtcaaatgGTGGGTTTTGTGTTTTTGGGATTTCGATCTTGTTTCGATTTacgatttttgagttaatctgataccaatttagtggtatcagagcgatgtttttgttggttgctactcagaaaacctaacagttccactgtacaaaaattttgtacaaaggtctgaaccttttcctagctaccatgtgttcttttaaattaaacttggatcgcctgcggaacttaacacgtttgatcctaagtttaacttatttgttcttttaggtttagacttggatcttctacggaacttaacacgttcgatccaaatcacttaggtcacgaagataattaaatatctatttccaaaatcggcttccaataCTACATGATGAGGTacttggtcttcttggatatgagagcaaccactaccgactagacaaagccttttaagaaaattaaatatttaaccttcccatagtaaccctaggttaaccactaagaacaatcaaatcacaaggaaaagaaaaaataaaagaacacaactttgaaaactaattcgaaaaactagaatcacatgtctcttgtatttggtatttttacaaagaaacaaaactaacatgatgcggaaaactattattagttatacctttctttgtgaataatgatctcttgatcttctaccgtattcctcttctaatctcggacgttgtatgagcaacgatcttccgagacgagaaccacctagcaccttcttctccttccttcaagtttcggccaagcacaaaacctccaaaggatgaaaaactttttccaccaaccaagctccaagggatgcaagctttctctccttcttctccaagctaagatccgagcaccacttgatctccaagaaggatgagaggttcggccacaccaaggagaggagagaacttgaaggggccgaccacaccaaggaagaaaaaagggagaaaatagaatagaggttgtgtctcatgaaggcacccaaacccttttccctcttttataatccttagccttagcaaataaggaaaatttaataaaaccttccttaattcttttgccattgaaaaggaaaattttaattaattaaaattaaaatccttttcttaatgcatatggccggccacatcaaggcaagcaaactaggaaatttttcgctagaaaaattaaagcttcctaatttgcttccggaaattttttttaaaaaaattctctttaataatcccttcatggttgatgctataaaaggaaatttctataattttaaaatttatcttttcaacatgtggatgataaggaaagtttttaccaaaattaaaatcaaccttttaatctacaaataaggaaagagatttaactcttttcttaattttttgtagaatcttataaaaggaaatattttaatttttaaactctcttttaaatcatgtattccatataagaaaaatttttaaattaaaattccttttctatttttaatggccggccacacataggttgaacccatgcttgggccggccacaccaatccTATCTAAACATGGTTTGGTCAGCCCCTtgattgggctccaagcaaggcttggccggtcccctttagatgggtgtgaaggtgggtattggtgggtatagtactctataattaagaggctacgatagggaccgagaggaggaattggttttggtctcccgataaaattaagcatcccatgttcgccccgaacacataacttaattttatcaataataattcattccactagagaactattattgaactaccgcaccaatctcaaattacatttttgggctccttcttattatgagtgtgttagtctccctgtgtttaagataatgaatgcccactaattaaatgaattattgacaactcacttaattaatatcttagtccaagagtagtaccactcaaccttattatcatgtcggactaagtccacctgcagggtttaacatgacaatccttatgagctcctcttggggacattctcaacctagatttctaggacacagtttccttttataatcaacaacacacactataagtgatatcatttcccaacttatcaggcttattgatttatcaaactaaatctcacccattgataaattaaagaaataaatatcaaatatatgtacttgttattatattaggattaagagcacacacttccataataactgaggtttttgttcctttataaagtcagtataaaagaaacgacatctaatggtcctactcaatacactctaagtgtactagtgcaattatatagttaagataaactaatacctaattacactacgaccttccaatggtttgttcctttccatcttggtcgtgagctactgtttataatttataaggtactgataacattatcttctgtatgtgacaccacatactatgttatctacaatataaatcaattgaacaactacaaataaatgtagataatttgatcaaatgtgattctttatttaaaataaatatctacaaaagcttaggctttcagtatacactctaacagttttatgatgcctatttttggtatttcgGTTGTTTTATTTTCCCTTTGTAATTTGGTTCCTCGATGTGACTTTTGAGTTTTGGGATCAGGCAGCGACAAGACTTCTCCAAGCTATATGAGGTATGTTTGTAAATTGTTATCATACATGTTTATTAGTACTTggttagttgtttataccatgtgtacttgtttagttgtttgtaccatgtgtttataccatgtatgatttgtggtcagtcattggttagatcagaaatggtgatatgttgtcttttgatgatctattaatggatattagacttgatggtttattatttagTCTTTGGTGTTGATAGTAACTTAAAGAGTATAATGCCTTGATATTTATGGAGTTGGTGATTTTAGTTGAAGATTAGATTACAGACTTTGTGCCAGTGATCTTATTTTTAGGTATGTTTGTTGTACGGACATGAGGAGTCCTTGATATTGCTATTTAGGTTTACAGTGCCCTAGATATTTTTATGGACCCGATGCAtagagtatcgatttactcgtgttggtttggttagtagaggactgatttactcttattagcttGATCGGTAGGAGACCGACTTACTCTTTCATAGGTCTAAGGCTCCCTGTATATATAGCAATTATGGAAAGGGAAAATGCAGAGGATGACATTGTGAACTTTGAAGTCTGATTCTCTgtgtgtcaacaagtgaaggtAGAATATCAGAATGGCGCAGTGGAAGCAAGATGAGTCCATAACCCACAGAAGCATCCTTTTCGGTTAAGGATTTGATCATGACACTATGATGGACTAGTATATGGGTTTGTTATTTGGTTGTCATTCTTAGATGAGGATTCCTGAGTTAGTAGTAAATTTGGAGactaattttttattagtgggggagaatataaaatacgacaacaaaataataattaaaaatagggttatttgacaaataatcttattggaatttttagaaatttttctggaattaatcggagctcgtatgactcaTTTAGAGGGAATGCACTAATGAGCCCAATAAAAGCCTGTTAGAAATATCCGGAtgtaggagttgattaaggaatcaacttagggtttaattgcacTAAACCTAAGTTTTTTATAAAAGCCCTCCAACCTCTAAATTGCCTACCCGACACCTTCTTCTCCACACGGCGCCGTGCCTCCTTCGTCCCCGAGCCCTCTCCCTCTCATgaactcttctccccaaaacccgCCGACTACAATCTCCTGTGAGTTCTCGTTCCCGTGCCCTAAGCCCGACGTCGCCCGGGCCtgttctcttcttcctcacccaCGCCCGACGctgcctcctcttcctcctctcttctcccgaGCTCTGGAGCTCGATCTCTCTGAACCGTGCCTTAGTTCCAACGTCGGTGCTTTTGCACTTCGGAACGCTGCTTCGTGTGAGCGGATTTCCGATTAGAAAGGGAGATCCTAGCCCTAGCCCCGACCTTCCTCTGCATCGCTGGCTTGGATCCACCatgccgtgccctagctccgggcTTTGGTCTTCTCCTCACAGTAGTGGTATTCCGGGCAAGGAGGGTTGATGAGCTGAGTTTTGTACTGTGAATTAGAGTTTCAGCAAATCCTTTGCTGTATGATTGAATTCTagatttatttttgaaagaaattgGTTGTAGAGTTTTGTAACTTTCGGACAGTGGATTGTTGGGAGGTGAGCTGCTAAATTGCTGCCAAACCTCAAGGTAAATGATGTTCCAATGAGTTATTTCTATTGGATTCGTTAGTATGTTACGCAATTAGGTTTTCTATGGATTGTAGGGGTTTTTGTTCTTGTTTAGATATAttagcatgtattgttgaatccatGTTGATACTGGATTAGGGATTTTGGATTGGTGgttggttggattatcagatgtggtggttagggattgattatgtggaagaattTCGCACGTTGGATTCATAATGCTTAGTAGTTGATGCGTTGGATTATTCTATTGTGATATGTGAATTTGAGTATATCTTGAATTAATTGGTGGATTAAAGATAAGCTTATTGATTGGATTTGGATTATTAGGTGAAATTAAACAattacctaatcgaattaggattgagttttggggtttagctagttgttgtatgtGTGGCTAACTAAATCatatatatatcatattatttgcaggacgttgattcgagacaAGCGTCTCGACGCGAGACTACgtgacacgatctacgtataaaggcgggtacttcttgctttattttcttttagtactttgaccttggtgcatgaaccaTTTTGGATAAGGagtgctttaccttgactccactcttatttttcctgtgcttgatacttccacgtgatctttgagatattcgtttccatatctatacagtctcttgttgttgtccatgataagtagcagatattagatatcatgcttgtatgctttgactgttgattatttatgtactatattgagcatgctggcttcatgtagcatacctaaattttgcttatatttatatgatGATTATTGCATTTGACGCATCATGTCATGACATGCATGTCAACAATCAATTCTCCCttacggtcgagagagtcgttgactagCGCCGCATCcttggccactcgagagagtggtagctggagttgatgtcgtgccgcactcggccactcataggtagtggtagctggagttacgagcagcagggacccccatcgcagatatagctagttagctactatgcaactgcccctcgtccactcaagagagtggtagctggagtagtgcacagtctgtcactgacccgacctctcgaccatacaggggtcatggtgcggagaggtgagcgggagtgaccatccgtgcatacgctgttattatacttgGTTTGGCTATTGCTgtttatatatgttgttattgcttactactgttgttcacatatgttgatatgcttacttgtgttaaGATATACTCTCAGTGTAGAGGTTTAGACATTGGTttattcattggaaatttgtatatgccttgcttattacctctgtagttatgagcagtattgtagcaaaTTTGTGCCATTTCTAACcttctatacctagcctaggatataatttcaggtatgagcatttattatggttctattttagtatctgctatttttcttatgagactgtattccttttagcattttctattggtttatttgttcatgcactatcttgccTTTACCCggtgagttccaatactcaccacctcgcaaattgatttttctttcgtcaggtaactggtagatgagtcatggatgcttggagagatgctggCTGCCAGTTCTGGGTCCTGCGTTATATCGGTTTTATTTTCGCTTTACGTGTATTTTTAGTATACATCGATTTTGGTATGGTATGAATTAGTTTGTGTTTGGAGTTTGATT
Coding sequences within it:
- the LOC122014202 gene encoding photosynthetic NDH subunit of lumenal location 3, chloroplastic-like; its protein translation is MEGMCVQGKKGCVHRIRKCVVELLLMAEEDQELAADDEEGWEVMGSDLCLKATFLYCDLNQLIAAAGAREEPRKLQALADVANKLFAYVEQLEQAVKRRSMASTQDCYKETVHVLQQLMAALMPMH